A stretch of Tigriopus californicus strain San Diego chromosome 11, Tcal_SD_v2.1, whole genome shotgun sequence DNA encodes these proteins:
- the LOC131890960 gene encoding uncharacterized protein LOC131890960 has protein sequence MPLPMTAWVYWILLLCSFSNGGVPHVEAKGLQYHEYVLYPPHTLSKCPLGHTHIADQRDCHVFYHCKRTYWGVQMIQKTCGDYMMFHPVSEVCDWPFKVRAIRPECYYESMSLGLWRPVKRPASSLNEPKAPPERKVDKRPLIWKLMDMSTDILRRDKIKNNEDGQLTPPVSNEIHSNIPQKEESLQSITDTTTTTTTRAATATTTNTTIIITTTTTTRPIETEVVRSSFPLNSTPSKELSNLDKTGEDVEGEEDNHPSGEATRHSHVHVQGVCHHDPDPDFNPMASQEGVTNETNRPSPPPPSPFMGTHTMAQSNPSPPSPMNPRMPDNESLLHSISKLSLNSRLSLANDIKEKLEMEKRRQKLRKKSKVNGEHRSRKWKSIVSPVNGKFSLRTMRVFTPGNFTALKNERGTSSSVKRAPLTKLKANPFININIL, from the exons ATGCCGCTTCCGATGACTGCTTGGGTCTACTGGATCCTATTACTGTGTTCATTTAGTAACGGGGGTGTTCCTCACGTTGAAGCGAAAG GTTTGCAATATCACGAATATGTCTTGTATCCGCCTCACACCCTATCCAAGTGCCCCTTGGGTCACACCCACATCGCTGACCAACGAGATTGCCACGTGTTCTACCATTGCAAGCGGACTTATTGGGGCGTTCAGATGATCCAGAAGACTTGTGGCGACTATATGATGTTTCATCCTGTCTCCGAAGTATGCGATTGGCCTTTTAAAGTCCGAGCCATTCGACCGGAATGTTATTACGAATCCATGTCTTTGGGCCTTTGGCGCCCCGTGAAGCGACCCGCAAGTTCATTGAACGAGCCAAAGGCTCCTCCCGAAAGGAAGGTTGACAAGAGGCCTTTGATATGGAAGCTGATGGATATGTCCACTGACATTCTTCGTCGGGATAAGATCAAGAACAATGAGGATGGCCAATTGACACCACCTGTTTCTAATGAGATCCATTCAAACATACCACAAAAGGAGGAGAGTCTTCAGTCAATCACAGACACAaccactacaacaactacaagAGCAGCAACTGCAACAACCACTaacaccaccatcatcatcaccaccactacaACAACTCGTCCAATAGAAACCGAGGTGGTTCGATCATCGTTTCCTTTGAATTCAACTCCATCCAAGGAATTGTCCAACCTGGACAAGACAGGAGAGGACGTGGAAGGGGAGGAAGATAACCATCCATCAGGAGAGGCGACAAGACATTCACATGTTCACGTACAGGGAGTATGCCACCACGACCCGGACCCTGATTTTAATCCTATGGCATCTCAAGAAGGGGTGACTAATGAGACAAATCGACCcagccctcctcctccttcacccTTCATGGGCACTCACACAATGGCCCAAAGCAATCCCTCTCCTCCTAGTCCAATGAACCCGAGGATGCCCGATAATGAATCCTTGCTACACTCCATCTCGAAATTAAGTTTAAATTCCAGGCTCAGCTTGGCCAATGATATCAAAGAGAAATTGGAGATGGAGAAGCGAAGGCAAAAACTCCGAAAGAAGAGCAAAGTGAATGGCGAACATCGATCTAGGAAATGGAAGAGTATCGTTTCCCCCGTGAATGGGAAATTTAGTTTACGCACTATGCGCGTGTTCACGCCCGGAAATTTCACCGCCTTAAAAAACGAAAGAGGAACGTCGAGCTCAGTCAAGAGAGCACCGCTCACCAAACTCAAGGCGAATCCGttcatcaatatcaatatCCTCTAG
- the LOC131890962 gene encoding ataxin-7-like protein 3: protein MVLMPGMGGGSELRTRLAGAWKPSASPAGADGVAQALLDEIMDEMTKSVAFEIHRAAKVGLLCVLEGVSEYTAGESSSNANTGMDVFGQTITTSVGVPTLKKQPECVCPKCQRNLAASRFAPHLEKCMGMGRNSSRLASRRLATNSKETYRDHHEDEDDAEDEDWLEPDKVKQPRRKRDRNSPRRNKAGGRGPTTLQDGSVTPPANYDVLSIEERSCWLSSNCGVISSTSRKICSRSTRCPVHTDTQRREIRIRWLSQHPDEETHVDIDSFTEGDTAALRESLAQLSGASSPAESTISTSSNPSSINTSTRSRREKGRNRGGSSRRASKPGSKNGSRGSTPPLMLD, encoded by the exons ATGGTGTTGATGCCGGGCATGGGCGGGGGTTCGGAATTGCGCACGCGTTTGGCCGGCGCGTGGAAGCCATCGGCTTCGCCGGCCGGAGCCGATGGTGTGGCGCAGGCGTTGCTGGACGAGATCATGGATGAGATGACCAAGAGCGTGGCTTTCGAGATCCATCG GGCCGCCAAAGTGGGCTTACTCTGCGTGCTCGAAGGAGTGAGCGAATACACGGCCGGCGAATCGTCCTCCAACGCCAACACGGGCATGGACGTGTTCGGTCAGACCATTACCACATCCGTGGGCGTACCCACACTCAAAAAGCAGCCCGAATGTGTCTGTCCCAAATGTCAACGGAATTTGGCGGCCTCGCGATTCGCACCCCATCTCGAGAAATGCATGGGCATGGGCCGGAACTCCAGCCGCTTGGCCTCGCGTCGTTTGGCCACCAACAGTAAGGAGACCTATCGCGATCACCacgaggatgaagatgacgCCGAGGATGAAGACTGGCTCGAACCCGATAAAGTCAAACAGCCCCGACGGAAACGTGACCGAAATTCACCCAGGCGGAACAAGGCTGGTGGCCGAGGG CCCACCACGCTTCAAGATGGTTCGGTCACGCCTCCGGCAAACTATGACGTGCTCTCGATCGAGGAGCGCTCCTGTTGGTTGTCCTCTAACTGCGGTGTCATCTCCTCTACCTCGAGAAAGATCTGCTCACGGTCTACCCGTTGTCCCGTTCATACTGATACGCAACGGCGCGAGATCCGCATCCGCTGGCTTTCCCAGCATCCTGACGAAGAGACTCATGTCGACATTGACAG CTTTACCGAGGGCGATACCGCGGCCCTTCGTGAAAGTCTGGCTCAGCTCAGTGGGGCAAGCTCCCCGGCGGAATCCACCATTTCGACCAGCTCCAATCCCAGCAGTATCAATACCTCAACTCGGAGTCGCCGAGAAAAGGGCCGAAACCGGGGCGGGTCCAGTCGACGCGCGAGTAAACCCGGATCCAAGAACGGCAGTCGAGGATCGACACCTCCTTTGATGTTGGACTGA
- the LOC131890958 gene encoding nuclear factor related to kappa-B-binding protein-like translates to MDPVDPPPLPMEPVAADQTPTGHPSARIDPDPEDTEEEDGFESVILGSVQLSLPAGLCRNTDILDQFFSLDLWDALDPPLQARLQHFLPVDAEVDAAETRALVGQLFQDQNFHFGNPLTRLKAGLAAGEMTPEKTRVRRLLRRIQRRNYKERTRERAYTLLQDMLTSRKKLIESRTGQPARTPMSVLKLERKSVRATPDLEFKIAQRYLKERSLIRREGAQVEEDVSEDEFYPNGPPKRKPQRREVNLLDSDYWKSFTNDKPATVPLKSSAVAKPSANASVKPSPKPRVKEDPSLKSLNATGFKTVLQSSLLHQPSPAPPPVAAGQSLLSPPSQDKPKDGNNIDDSRAVEEAVANIPGMDDLVPSDTFGTVSCEEVIETSEVPLDVEADVEPEGPACYFSVLRDCFTANAEAKITIPDLEDKISQWQASTSRLNCDWLHLASSWMGQIPSAVAFLTGAFPDAQPSGFKPFILVDPSVGTYQWTGHGMDSDVHLSALTKWWLERRDRCRAVATSSEAPTPTTEAAKDKPKPLANFSSTPEERHMFQEQERQRFSNPNQPYTYRMYGRSSVVGPLKPSSKHNIKQHPLMIHQRPPYITMVVLVRDAVARLTQGQGTRNEIVELLRDSQYLNEEGLRDANALSQCVSGALDRLQSEMDPCVKYDGAKKIWTNLHHDRSEEDFAQAHQQFLASQTKPPKRGEAAKKDLQVQNQVASLSSQIPTGILERALEAASKTTTLGQASPQVDASMSLSPGLPSPLAPPTSIPMSTLPSSSSGQTVQVMTSQGLKTFQLSTGSAPIISTSPLGASSGATKSTSILTRGPEAKMASPSQSLLLSPNRLPSKPLLPKMTLPPSVAPPAPSVGSSLLGKVGTSLLQTGPAPVQTSLLSPRPPQRGIVSQAPLGQQPQTVRQSHPLSTVRSSPQASSQIQRVIVKNSDGKQVQLTAAQLQKLIASGAIKQSVQIAVDSQGSTPKKLVSTAPALDAAVSSIVARTMNSSPRMTTVVSHSQVRSVSSPIRVSAPNQPSLVNVNRMGRPQVQQSLIRVGQGGATQPIRYLNLSQASPATTGNLMKILSTTNNQVRVIPGGQSGGIRLAQTSAGTSLLQPSQLPAQPVQFSMPSVISAPAPAPPPQASGNTTIRLNQALSAGQRVIVGGKEYVLGTNAAGQQVLTPTVQQQQLQQHQLLGQAQTVVQQHPPQVVVQQGQGVRSVLLNHVQSNAIQNIRIVQQQQQQQQHHNP, encoded by the exons ATGGACCCGGTGGATCCGCCACCTCTGCCCATGGAACCCGTAGCCGCCGATCAGACCCCCACAGGCCATCCCTCGGCCCGGATTGATCCCGACCCGGAGGATACCGAGGAAGAAGATGGCTTTGAGTCCGTGATCTTGGGCTCGGTCCAGTTGTCTTTACCCGCGGGATTATGTCGGAACACCGacattttggatcaatttttCAGTCTGGACTTATGGGACGCGCTTGATCCGCCCTTGCAAGCCCGACTACAG CACTTCTTGCCCGTGGATGCCGAGGTGGATGCGGCGGAAACCCGAGCGTTGGTGGGTCAGCTTTTTCAAGACCAGAACTTTCACTTTGGCAACCCGCTCACCCGTCTTAAAGCCGGCTTGGCCGCGGGTGAGATGACGCCCGAAAAGACCCGAGTGCGACGACTCTTGCGGCGAATTCAACGCCGAAACTACAAGGAGCGCACGCGAGAACGCGCCTACACGCTCTTGCAAGACATGCTGACCTCGCGCAAGAAGCTTATTGAGAGCCGCACGGGTCAGCCGGCTCGCACGCCCATGTCCGTCCTCAAATTGGAACGCAAAAGCGTGCGGGCCACGCCTGATCTAGAGTTCAAGATCGCTCAAAGATATTTGAAGGAACGCAGTCTCATTCGCCGCGAAGGCGCGCAAGTCGAAGAGGACGTGTCCGAGGATGAATTCTACCCGA ATGGCCCACCCAAGCGGAAGCCTCAACGCCGCGAAGTGAATCTTCTGGATTCAGACTATtggaaaagctttaccaacgACAAACCTGCCACGGTTCCTCTGAAGAGCTCAGCCGTGGCCAAGCCCAGTGCCAACGCCAGTGTCAAGCCCAGTCCCAAGCCTCGTGTCAAAGAAGACCCATCCCTCAAATCTCTAAATGCCACCGGTTTCAAGACGGTCCTCCAATCATCTTTACTCCATCAACCTAGCCCAGCGCCACCCCCCGTGGCGGCTGGACAATCTTTACTTTCACCCCCTAGCCAGGATAAACCCAAGGACGGAAACAATATCGATGACAGTCGGGCCGTTGAAGAAGCGGTGGCCAATATCCCAGGCATGGATGACCTCGTACCTTCCGACACATTTGGAACTGTTTCGTGTGAAGAAGTCATCGAAACCTCAGAGGTCCCTCTGGACGTGGAAGCCGATGTTGAACCTGAGGGACCTGCTTGTTACTTCTCCGTGTTGCGGGACTGCTTCACCGCCAATGCCGAGGCCAAGATCACCATTCCTGATCTGGAGGATAAGATCAGCCAATGGCAGGCCTCGACATCCCGTTTGAACTGCGATTGGCTTCATCTGGCCAGCAGTTGGATGGGACAAATTCCCTCAGCCGTGGCTTTTCTCACGGGTGCTTTCCCAGATGCTCAGCCTTCGGGGTTTAAGCCATTTATTCTCGTGGACCCGTCAGTGGGCACTTATCAGTGGACGGGTCATGGCATGGATTCGGATGTCCACTTATCGGCGTTGACGAAATGGTGGCTAGAGAGGCGGGACCGATGTCGTGCTGTGGCCACCAGCAGTGAGGCCCCTACCCCCACTACAGAGGCGGCCAAAGACAAGCCCAAACCTCTGGCGAACTTTTCAAGCACACCGGAGGAGCGTCATATGttccaagaacaagaacgTCAACGTTTCAGCAATCCGAACCAACCTTACACGTATCGCATGTATGGTCGCTCAAGTGTGGTTGGCCCGTTGAAGCCGTCCAGTAAGCACAACATTAAGCAACATCCTCTTATGATCCATCAACGACCCCCGTATATTACAATGGTTGTCTTGGTTCGGGATGCCGTGGCGAGACTAACTCAAGGCCAAGGTACCCGCAATGAAATCGTCGAGTTGTTGCGCGACTCCCAATATCTAAACGAAGAGGGGCTCAGGGATGCGAATGCACTCTCGCAATGTGTTTCCGGAGCCTTGGATCGACTTCAAAGCGAAATGGATCCATGTGTCAAATATGATGGAGCCAAGAAGATCTGGACCAATCTGCACCACGATCGTTCGGAAGAGGACTTTG CTCAAGCTCATCAACAATTTTTGGCATCTCAAACTAAACCACCGAAACGTGGTGAGGCAGCCAAGAAGGACTTGCAAGTACAAAATCAAGTGGCCTCACTCTCGTCTCAAATTCCAACTGGCATTCTTGAGAGGGCTCTGGAAGCGGCTTCCAAGACCACAACCCTAGGACAAGCTTCTCCCCAAGTGGATGCGTCAATGAGTTTGTCGCCTGGGTTGCCAAGTCCTTTGGCTCCCCCCACTTCAATCCCCATGTCGACCTTACCGTCGTCCAGTTCTGGGCAAACAGTTCAAGTGATGACTTCGCAAGGATTGAAAACCTTCCAATTGTCAACGGGGTCTGCACCGATCATTTCCACTTCCCCACTTGGCGCGTCATCAGGTGCCACAAAGTCCACCTCTATTCTAACCCGAGGTCCGGAGGCCAAAATGGCCAGTCCATCTCAATCTCTGCTTCTCTCGCCCAACCGATTGCCAAGCAAACCACTTCTCCCCAAGATGACCCTACCTCCTAGTGTGGCTCCTCCAGCACCTTCTGTTGGATCGTCCCTCTTGGGAAAGGTGGGAACCAGTTTGCTCCAGACGGGACCTGCCCCTGTCCAAACGTCTCTCCTGTCCCCACGCCCCCCTCAACGAG GAATCGTTTCTCAAGCACCATTAGGACAGCAGCCTCAAACCGTTCGGCAATCGCATCCTTTGAGCACAGTCAGATCTTCGCCTCAAGCCTCGTCTCAAATCCAGAGAGTCATTGTGAAAAATTCGGATGGAAAGCAAGTCCAACTGACTGCAGCCCAACTTCAGAAATTGATTGCATCGGGAGCCATAAAGCAAAGTGTCCAAATTGCGGTGGACAGTCAGGGCTCGACTCCAAAGAAGCTAGTGAGCACGGCCCCCGCTTTGGACGCGGCTGTTTCCAGTATAGTGGCCCGCACGATGAATAGCTCACCCCGAATGACCACGGTGGTCTCTCACTCTCAGGTGCGATCCGTTTCCAGTCCGATTCGAGTGTCTGCCCCCAATCAACCTTCACTTGTGAACGTGAATCGAATGGGGCGACCTCAAGTTCAACAGTCCCTTATTCGG GTGGGACAAGGTGGAGCAACACAACCAATTCGATATTTGAACTTGTCACAAGCCTCGCCGGCCACCACTGGGAATCTCATGAAAATATTGTCGACCACCAACAATCAAGTCAGAGTCATCCCGGGCGGGCAGTCTGGTGGAATTCGTCTGGCTCAAACCTCGGCCGGAACTTCGCTTTTGCAACCCTCTCAACTACCTGCTCAACCAGTTCAATTTTCCATGCCCAGTGTAATCTCGGCACCAGCTCCGGCTCCTCCACCCCAAGCCAGTGGGAACACAACTATCCGACTGAACCAAGCCCTAAGTGCGGGTCAGAGGGTGATTGTGGGTGGGAAGGAGTATGTTCTGGGAACCAATGCGGCCGGGCAACAAGTGCTGACCCCGACAGTTCAGCAGCAACAATTGCAACAACATCAATTATTGGGTCAAGCTCAAACTGTGGTCCAACAACACCCCCCGCAAGTTGTGGTCCAACAAGGCCAAGGAGTTCGATCGGTGCTCCTGAACCATGTTCAGTCAAATGCCATACAAAACATAAGAAttgttcaacaacaacagcaacaacaacaacatcataaCCCATGA
- the LOC131890959 gene encoding limbic system-associated membrane protein-like isoform X1 — MAGCKAWFSFFPHGKWISVSLGVILFLILGVTPGKGLSRLRHSENEGRPSASRTQMDLPNIQTEGKLHRVQVHDTLTLPCDVRNLGPMVLLWKKGHRVLTAGRVTVRRDRRIALIGNNLQIADMNIHDGGEYVCEIEADADDPIAIVHTVEILVPPSIMSEPRSGNVTVRKGTTVSLECKANGNPTPTVSWTKISHKRHRSIPDKDLTNHGMILTLDNVGRRDAGKYQCTATNEVGKDAVKYIHVAVLYKPVVVVHEASVQGGENRPVTLTCTIHADPPASVTWYKNTLLIGNSPGYLFNVQGDHHSMMIANVGIEDFANYSCLAMNNMGKEEGIIQLRGNPDTPVLDPNVRMLTESSWKLSWITKSFANITEYRLLYRKVPDDGNPPDTTYAWNNVILPRQNAHGGYEQYQSYDIQHLSTNSKYEVQVQAKNNFGWSQRSESLRFSTEVHKVVEPPSLYTTPHYHHPIASVTSWPDLPNESNKQQAVSRNAMFQEYGLSEAGTRLGELWSSLLSLSMTLIFVVATHYSSAVWL, encoded by the exons ATGGCCGGATGCAAAGCCTGGTTCAGTTTCTTTCCTCATGGAAAGTGGATCTCAGTCTCCTTGGGAGTGATTCTGTTCCTCATATTGGGAGTGACACCAGGCAAAG GTCTGTCACGGCTCCGTCACTCTGAAAATGAAGGCAGACCCTCCGCCTCTCGAACCCAAATGGACCTTCCTAACATTCAGACCGAGGGCAAACTTCATCGGGTTCAAGTGCATGACACCCTTACCCTCCCTTGTGACGTGAGAAATTTGGGTCCTATGGTCCTATTGTGGAAGAAGGGTCATCGAGTTTTGACCGCAGGCAGGGTGACGGTTCGGAGAGATCGCCGGATCGCTCTAATCGGGAACAATCTCCAAATAGCAG ACATGAATATCCATGACGGAGGCGAGTATGTATGTGAAATCGAAGCTGACGCGGACGATCCCATTGCCATTGTGCACACTGTCGAAATTCTAG TTCCCCCGAGCATCATGTCTGAGCCTCGTTCCGGGAATGTGACGGTGAGGAAAGGCACCACAGTCAGCCTTGAATGTAAGGCCAATGGCAATCCCACACCCACCGTGTCTTGGACTAAGATATCGCACAAGCGTCATCGCTCGATACCAGACAAAGACCTGACGAATCATGGGATGATCCTCACATTAGACAATGTGGGACGAAGGGACGCCGGAAAATATCAGTGCACCGCAACGAATGAAGTGGGGAAGGACGCGGTCAAATACATTCACGTGGCAGTCTTGT ATAAACCGGTGGTTGTGGTTCACGAGGCTTCTGTTCAGGGTGGCGAGAATCGACCTGTCACATTGACGTGCACCATTCACGCGGATCCACCGGCCAGCGTGACTTGGTACAAGAATACATTACTCATTGGCAATTCCCCAGGATATCTGTTCAACGTTCAGGGTGATCACCACTCCATGATGATTGCCAATGTGGGGATTGAGGATTTCGCCAATTATTCGTGTCTGGCCATGAACAACATGGGCAAGGAGGAAGGCATCATTCAATTACGAG GCAACCCAGATACCCCTGTGCTGGATCCCAATGTCCGAATGCTCACCGAATCCTCGTGGAAACTTTCTTGGATCACCAAGAGCTTTGCCAACATCACAGAATATCGATTGCTGTATCGAAAAGTTCCG GATGATGGCAACCCTCCTGATACCACTTACGCTTGGAACAACGTCATCCTTCCAAGACAAAATGCCCATGGAGGTTACGAGCAATATCAATCGTATGACATTCAACACTTGTCCACGAATTCCAAATACGaggttcaagttcaagccAAGAACAACTTCGGGTGGAGCCAAAGGTCTGAGTCTCTTCGTTTCTCCACTGAGGTCCACAAAGTAGTAG AGCCCCCTTCCTTGTACACAACCcctcattatcatcatccCATAGCCTCCGTGACCTCTTGGCCAGATCTTCCAAATGAATCCAATAAGCAACAAGCTGTTAGCCGAAACGCCATGTTCCAAGAATACGGCCTCAGCGAGGCTGGAACCAGACTCGGAGAACTTTGGAGTAGTCTTCTCTCCTTGAGCATGACTTTGATCTTCGTTGTTGCAACCCATTATTCATCCGCTGTTTGGCTATAG
- the LOC131890959 gene encoding limbic system-associated membrane protein-like isoform X2 — protein MGLSRLRHSENEGRPSASRTQMDLPNIQTEGKLHRVQVHDTLTLPCDVRNLGPMVLLWKKGHRVLTAGRVTVRRDRRIALIGNNLQIADMNIHDGGEYVCEIEADADDPIAIVHTVEILVPPSIMSEPRSGNVTVRKGTTVSLECKANGNPTPTVSWTKISHKRHRSIPDKDLTNHGMILTLDNVGRRDAGKYQCTATNEVGKDAVKYIHVAVLYKPVVVVHEASVQGGENRPVTLTCTIHADPPASVTWYKNTLLIGNSPGYLFNVQGDHHSMMIANVGIEDFANYSCLAMNNMGKEEGIIQLRGNPDTPVLDPNVRMLTESSWKLSWITKSFANITEYRLLYRKVPDDGNPPDTTYAWNNVILPRQNAHGGYEQYQSYDIQHLSTNSKYEVQVQAKNNFGWSQRSESLRFSTEVHKVVEPPSLYTTPHYHHPIASVTSWPDLPNESNKQQAVSRNAMFQEYGLSEAGTRLGELWSSLLSLSMTLIFVVATHYSSAVWL, from the exons ATGG GTCTGTCACGGCTCCGTCACTCTGAAAATGAAGGCAGACCCTCCGCCTCTCGAACCCAAATGGACCTTCCTAACATTCAGACCGAGGGCAAACTTCATCGGGTTCAAGTGCATGACACCCTTACCCTCCCTTGTGACGTGAGAAATTTGGGTCCTATGGTCCTATTGTGGAAGAAGGGTCATCGAGTTTTGACCGCAGGCAGGGTGACGGTTCGGAGAGATCGCCGGATCGCTCTAATCGGGAACAATCTCCAAATAGCAG ACATGAATATCCATGACGGAGGCGAGTATGTATGTGAAATCGAAGCTGACGCGGACGATCCCATTGCCATTGTGCACACTGTCGAAATTCTAG TTCCCCCGAGCATCATGTCTGAGCCTCGTTCCGGGAATGTGACGGTGAGGAAAGGCACCACAGTCAGCCTTGAATGTAAGGCCAATGGCAATCCCACACCCACCGTGTCTTGGACTAAGATATCGCACAAGCGTCATCGCTCGATACCAGACAAAGACCTGACGAATCATGGGATGATCCTCACATTAGACAATGTGGGACGAAGGGACGCCGGAAAATATCAGTGCACCGCAACGAATGAAGTGGGGAAGGACGCGGTCAAATACATTCACGTGGCAGTCTTGT ATAAACCGGTGGTTGTGGTTCACGAGGCTTCTGTTCAGGGTGGCGAGAATCGACCTGTCACATTGACGTGCACCATTCACGCGGATCCACCGGCCAGCGTGACTTGGTACAAGAATACATTACTCATTGGCAATTCCCCAGGATATCTGTTCAACGTTCAGGGTGATCACCACTCCATGATGATTGCCAATGTGGGGATTGAGGATTTCGCCAATTATTCGTGTCTGGCCATGAACAACATGGGCAAGGAGGAAGGCATCATTCAATTACGAG GCAACCCAGATACCCCTGTGCTGGATCCCAATGTCCGAATGCTCACCGAATCCTCGTGGAAACTTTCTTGGATCACCAAGAGCTTTGCCAACATCACAGAATATCGATTGCTGTATCGAAAAGTTCCG GATGATGGCAACCCTCCTGATACCACTTACGCTTGGAACAACGTCATCCTTCCAAGACAAAATGCCCATGGAGGTTACGAGCAATATCAATCGTATGACATTCAACACTTGTCCACGAATTCCAAATACGaggttcaagttcaagccAAGAACAACTTCGGGTGGAGCCAAAGGTCTGAGTCTCTTCGTTTCTCCACTGAGGTCCACAAAGTAGTAG AGCCCCCTTCCTTGTACACAACCcctcattatcatcatccCATAGCCTCCGTGACCTCTTGGCCAGATCTTCCAAATGAATCCAATAAGCAACAAGCTGTTAGCCGAAACGCCATGTTCCAAGAATACGGCCTCAGCGAGGCTGGAACCAGACTCGGAGAACTTTGGAGTAGTCTTCTCTCCTTGAGCATGACTTTGATCTTCGTTGTTGCAACCCATTATTCATCCGCTGTTTGGCTATAG